The proteins below come from a single Desulfobacterales bacterium genomic window:
- a CDS encoding ATP-dependent helicase: MTIHKSKGLEFKVVFVIGLIEGVLPNKNGDLEEERRIMFVGMSRAMELLYLSYSQISMGRKMKRSSFIEEIG, translated from the coding sequence ATGACAATTCACAAGAGTAAGGGTTTAGAATTTAAGGTAGTATTTGTCATCGGATTAATCGAAGGAGTATTGCCTAACAAGAATGGAGATTTAGAAGAAGAGAGAAGAATAATGTTTGTTGGTATGAGCAGAGCTATGGAATTGCTGTATTTGAGCTATTCTCAAATAAGTATGGGTCGAAAAATGAAAAGGTCATCCTTTATTGAAGAAATAGGATGA
- a CDS encoding TonB-dependent receptor: MNKIKAIFFIAVFVIYSSGAFSQDIDKKIEDEFKWLQEETVIFTEIATKTKMDSDLVPGMVTVLTGETLEKKGYRTVIEAMNLVPGFMRGAGSVVVRGIGEVYASGKVKMLLNGVPMNDTLSGTCSPLYNIPIQQVEKIEIIRGPGSAIYGKWAYSAVINVVTKQDGNRVFIQYGSFDTFSAGGLVSYSQPEKDFKISLNISHWNRNRSGLISGPDILYGSPNESISIAPGPVDDSVDSTNGIFQVSYKDVSLSGQYISTTAGDSFGFIGALPPLDDEDRREIDTFSTIKLKWSPKLTSSIDMNFNVGLKKSIYDESNAYLYPPGFSIPDVIVYENGMIGGPYYEEGGIDSGMELHFKGWKNHKIMAGWEYEHVKIMDVWSRRNYELSGMPLSSPQRFTGEGNWIDENKSRDIFAIFMQDQFEVTETLTFTTGLRYDYYDDTSDRLSPRIAVVFHPFEKHIFKAQYAESFRPPAFLEMYAKNNPVVSGNTDMAPEVIKTTELGYIFKAQPVSAKLTIFYSYLDNLITQDGFQYLNSGGAILKGAETEMEWQISNSLMLYGNLSYVKTKDKDTDTEIRGSSNWIGNIGLTYEPVEDYLLSVQYFYCGDRNRDAADIRPDVDKYHMVNIAATSENLFLEGLTLRMGIKNLFDEDIRYPSFDYIEDYPTSGYEIWGQISYDF; this comes from the coding sequence TTGAACAAAATTAAAGCTATATTTTTTATTGCCGTTTTTGTTATTTATTCTTCGGGGGCTTTTTCTCAAGATATAGATAAAAAAATCGAAGATGAATTCAAATGGCTTCAGGAAGAGACGGTAATTTTTACGGAAATAGCTACTAAAACAAAGATGGACTCAGACCTTGTTCCGGGTATGGTAACCGTGCTAACAGGTGAAACACTTGAAAAAAAAGGATATCGAACAGTTATTGAAGCGATGAACCTTGTCCCTGGATTTATGCGTGGTGCTGGTTCTGTTGTAGTTAGAGGCATAGGGGAAGTATATGCCTCCGGAAAAGTAAAAATGCTCTTAAACGGTGTTCCCATGAACGATACATTAAGCGGGACCTGTTCTCCGTTATATAATATCCCAATTCAGCAGGTTGAAAAGATAGAAATTATACGTGGTCCTGGCTCGGCTATATATGGGAAATGGGCTTATTCCGCAGTTATTAATGTTGTCACCAAACAAGATGGCAATAGAGTTTTCATTCAATATGGATCATTTGATACTTTTTCCGCAGGAGGACTTGTTTCTTACAGTCAGCCTGAAAAAGATTTTAAAATCAGTTTAAATATATCGCATTGGAATAGAAACAGGTCAGGTCTTATATCAGGACCAGACATTCTTTATGGTTCACCAAATGAGTCCATTTCTATAGCACCTGGACCAGTAGATGATTCCGTAGATTCTACTAATGGTATTTTTCAGGTCAGTTATAAAGATGTGTCTTTATCAGGGCAATATATATCAACTACGGCTGGAGATTCTTTTGGATTTATTGGAGCGCTTCCTCCACTTGATGATGAAGATCGTCGGGAAATAGATACTTTTTCTACTATAAAATTAAAATGGTCTCCTAAATTGACTTCTTCTATTGACATGAACTTTAATGTTGGCTTAAAAAAAAGCATTTATGATGAAAGTAATGCTTATTTATATCCACCTGGTTTCAGCATTCCTGACGTAATTGTTTATGAAAACGGAATGATAGGAGGGCCATATTATGAAGAAGGTGGTATAGATTCCGGTATGGAATTACACTTTAAAGGCTGGAAAAATCATAAAATTATGGCCGGATGGGAGTATGAGCATGTTAAAATAATGGATGTTTGGTCTCGAAGAAATTATGAACTAAGCGGTATGCCGCTTTCATCTCCACAGCGTTTTACAGGAGAAGGGAACTGGATAGATGAAAATAAAAGCCGTGATATTTTTGCCATATTTATGCAGGATCAGTTTGAGGTAACAGAGACTCTTACCTTTACAACTGGTTTACGTTACGATTATTACGACGATACATCAGACAGACTATCTCCGAGAATAGCTGTTGTTTTTCACCCTTTTGAAAAGCATATTTTTAAAGCTCAGTATGCTGAATCTTTTCGGCCTCCAGCATTTTTGGAAATGTATGCAAAAAACAACCCGGTTGTATCTGGAAATACTGATATGGCTCCTGAAGTCATAAAGACGACGGAACTTGGATATATCTTCAAAGCTCAACCGGTTTCGGCTAAATTAACTATCTTTTATTCGTATCTTGATAATTTAATAACGCAAGACGGCTTTCAGTATCTAAATAGCGGAGGGGCGATCTTAAAAGGTGCAGAAACTGAAATGGAATGGCAAATTTCTAACAGCTTAATGCTGTACGGAAATCTTTCCTATGTTAAAACTAAAGACAAAGATACAGATACAGAAATCAGAGGTTCATCAAACTGGATAGGTAATATAGGACTCACCTATGAACCAGTAGAAGATTATCTGTTGTCTGTTCAATATTTTTATTGTGGTGATAGGAATCGAGATGCGGCTGACATCCGACCGGATGTGGATAAATATCACATGGTCAATATTGCAGCAACTTCCGAAAATCTTTTTCTGGAAGGGCTGACGTTAAGGATGGGTATAAAAAATCTGTTCGATGAGGATATTCGATATCCATCGTTTGATTATATAGAGGATTACCCAACGTCAGGATATGAAATATGGGGGCAAATTTCATATGATTTCTAA
- a CDS encoding response regulator, giving the protein MQIKDLGIKSKLTFMNMAMMLGVILILIYFGISSLNQLRLNELNRRISLMKENLIERGKSFANNLAYNVEAGIAAFNLSRVYENVINGVKSSTDVSYAILMDSSKNVFIHTLKPELAQTQLISERDERALKALKLSVFEYQEQNKQVIEIVCPIQVSSDPWGVLRVILTTTQLEKEIEMSKQQIKLEANRMIKSALKMSLGFTAVCFILVWVLSSRFSTPLIQLTHFARRLSDGNFSELIDYNKEDIIKIKSKDEIGELADTFNSMAIQLKNTFVKLIEKEEENRTLVENINVVIFRSTGDEKGRLLKINTAMTKMFGYSSEELMMIEVINIYHYPESRNKLLEKIKKNKEVKGMKFSFKKKDGTKFWGAITATGQFYENGDIKWIDGILEDITDRKLKEKAEKKRREAEAATKTKSEFLANMSHEIRTPMNAIIGLSNLALKTELTAKQRDYLKKIDGSAQLLLGIINDILDFSKIEAGKLEIEQIDFNLDEILDNISNLISFKAEEKGLEFLFDINTDVPYELKGDPLRLGQILVNLLTNAVKFTFKGQIILKVERLNDGNASLKNLVALKFTVKDTGVGLSKDQISKLFQSFTQADSSTTRKFGGTGLGLAISKRLVEMMMGEIRVESELGKGSCFSFTAKFITQETKKERFIKCPSDLKGLRVLVVDDNITSLEILSRALESFSFEVTQVTSGEEAIQELKTSTIPYQLMLIDWKMPGLDGLETSQIIKKNKNITHIPAILMVTAYGGDEIKKKSEDIGIRSFLSKPINQSLLYNSIMEVFGKEIGIPRVLKDKTDENIEDLRQIRGAFILLVEDNHLNQQVALELLQEEGFRVKIANDGFEAIDILYQTQDVKFDVILMDLQMPKMDGYGATRRIRSDIKFIDLPIIAMTAHATVGEKEKCLEAGMNDHIPKPINPQVLYSKLVQWVKPNKISFNQSDSKKTEVNEDLLFPEMLEGIDIDMGLKNIRDNRKLYKNILSEFYKSHRDDINKIKNALDRQDLVTAERHAHTLKGISGTIGAKLVQKNAEEVEYAIKNKNIEYLNPLMNQLEESLNQVSKSIGDSVVSN; this is encoded by the coding sequence TTGCAAATCAAGGATTTAGGTATAAAATCGAAACTTACTTTTATGAATATGGCTATGATGTTAGGTGTTATACTTATATTAATCTATTTTGGAATTTCATCTCTAAACCAGCTTCGTTTAAACGAATTAAACAGGCGAATAAGCCTGATGAAAGAAAATCTGATTGAACGTGGAAAAAGTTTTGCAAACAATCTGGCTTACAATGTTGAAGCCGGTATTGCGGCGTTTAATTTGTCAAGAGTTTATGAAAATGTCATTAACGGGGTAAAATCTAGCACAGATGTTAGTTATGCTATTCTAATGGACTCTTCAAAAAATGTATTTATTCATACGCTTAAACCGGAACTTGCTCAGACTCAACTTATCAGTGAAAGGGATGAACGAGCGTTAAAAGCTTTGAAATTGAGTGTTTTTGAATATCAGGAACAAAATAAACAGGTTATTGAAATTGTATGTCCAATTCAGGTCAGCTCAGACCCTTGGGGCGTTTTACGAGTTATATTGACAACTACGCAATTGGAAAAAGAAATAGAAATGTCCAAACAGCAAATCAAACTTGAAGCAAATCGCATGATTAAAAGTGCTCTAAAGATGTCTTTGGGTTTTACTGCTGTATGTTTTATTCTTGTTTGGGTTCTTTCTTCACGATTTTCTACTCCGTTGATTCAGTTGACTCATTTTGCGAGAAGGCTATCAGATGGAAATTTTTCCGAGCTGATAGACTATAACAAAGAGGATATAATAAAAATTAAATCTAAAGATGAAATTGGGGAATTAGCAGATACTTTTAATTCAATGGCTATACAATTAAAAAACACCTTTGTAAAATTAATAGAAAAAGAAGAAGAAAATAGAACTCTTGTAGAAAATATTAATGTAGTTATTTTTAGAAGTACTGGAGATGAAAAAGGCCGACTTTTGAAGATTAACACCGCGATGACAAAAATGTTTGGATATTCTTCTGAAGAGTTGATGATGATAGAAGTAATTAATATATATCATTATCCTGAAAGTAGAAATAAATTACTTGAGAAGATAAAAAAAAATAAAGAAGTAAAAGGAATGAAGTTTTCGTTTAAAAAAAAAGACGGTACGAAATTTTGGGGAGCTATTACAGCTACAGGGCAGTTTTATGAAAATGGAGATATCAAATGGATAGATGGTATATTGGAAGATATAACAGATCGCAAATTAAAAGAAAAAGCGGAAAAAAAACGCAGGGAAGCCGAAGCAGCTACTAAGACTAAAAGTGAATTTTTGGCTAATATGAGCCATGAAATCCGAACCCCTATGAACGCTATTATCGGATTGTCTAATTTGGCATTAAAGACCGAATTGACAGCAAAACAAAGGGATTATTTAAAAAAGATAGATGGTTCTGCGCAGCTTCTTTTAGGTATCATCAATGATATTCTTGATTTTTCCAAAATTGAGGCAGGAAAGTTAGAAATCGAACAAATAGATTTCAACTTGGATGAAATTTTAGATAATATATCAAATCTTATTTCTTTTAAAGCGGAAGAAAAAGGATTGGAATTTCTGTTTGATATAAATACAGATGTTCCATATGAGCTAAAAGGTGATCCTTTAAGATTAGGACAGATTCTTGTTAATCTCTTGACCAACGCGGTTAAATTCACATTCAAAGGACAGATTATCCTGAAAGTAGAGCGATTGAATGATGGTAATGCAAGTCTTAAAAATTTGGTAGCGCTTAAATTTACAGTAAAAGACACTGGTGTTGGATTAAGCAAAGATCAGATTTCAAAATTATTTCAGTCTTTCACTCAAGCGGATAGTTCTACTACCCGTAAATTTGGTGGTACAGGACTTGGTCTTGCTATTAGTAAACGGTTAGTGGAAATGATGATGGGTGAAATTAGAGTTGAAAGTGAACTGGGGAAAGGAAGTTGCTTTTCATTTACAGCTAAATTTATAACTCAAGAAACAAAAAAAGAGAGATTCATCAAATGTCCAAGTGATTTAAAAGGATTAAGAGTTTTAGTTGTTGATGATAATATAACCTCTCTTGAAATTTTGAGCCGAGCATTAGAATCATTTTCATTTGAAGTTACTCAAGTCACCTCTGGAGAAGAAGCAATACAAGAACTAAAAACATCGACTATCCCCTACCAACTTATGCTGATTGATTGGAAAATGCCCGGGCTTGATGGACTTGAAACTTCACAAATAATAAAAAAGAATAAAAATATTACCCATATACCGGCTATTTTGATGGTAACAGCTTATGGCGGAGATGAAATTAAAAAGAAATCTGAAGATATAGGAATTCGTTCTTTTCTTTCAAAACCTATCAATCAATCATTACTATATAACAGTATCATGGAAGTTTTTGGTAAAGAAATAGGAATTCCCAGAGTGCTTAAAGATAAAACAGATGAAAACATTGAAGATTTGAGACAAATTCGCGGAGCTTTTATTTTATTGGTTGAAGATAATCACCTAAATCAACAGGTCGCTTTAGAATTGCTTCAGGAAGAAGGATTTCGCGTGAAAATAGCTAATGATGGTTTTGAAGCTATAGATATTCTTTATCAAACACAAGATGTTAAGTTTGATGTTATCTTGATGGATTTGCAAATGCCGAAGATGGATGGCTACGGCGCTACAAGGAGAATCAGGTCTGATATTAAATTTATTGATTTGCCCATTATAGCCATGACCGCCCATGCTACAGTTGGAGAAAAGGAAAAATGCTTAGAAGCTGGAATGAATGATCATATTCCTAAACCAATAAATCCACAAGTTTTATACTCTAAACTGGTTCAATGGGTTAAACCGAACAAAATAAGTTTTAATCAATCAGATAGTAAAAAAACTGAAGTAAATGAGGATCTCCTATTTCCAGAAATGCTTGAAGGCATTGATATAGATATGGGATTGAAAAATATCAGAGACAATAGAAAATTATACAAAAATATTTTGTCTGAGTTTTATAAAAGTCATCGAGACGATATAAATAAGATAAAAAATGCTTTGGATAGACAAGATCTCGTAACTGCAGAACGGCATGCACATACATTAAAAGGCATTAGCGGGACTATCGGTGCCAAATTAGTTCAAAAAAATGCAGAAGAAGTTGAATATGCTATAAAAAACAAAAATATAGAATATCTGAATCCATTGATGAATCAATTAGAGGAATCACTCAACCAAGTTTCCAAAAGTATTGGCGATTCAGTTGTGTCGAATTAG